The Granulicella sibirica genome has a segment encoding these proteins:
- a CDS encoding TetR/AcrR family transcriptional regulator, giving the protein MQTKKQELVRTEIWKAAVNLFYSAGFENVTVEQIASEAGISRRTFFRYFSSKEDLMSATIRSYGAALEEAIARQKAGASPLESAKLAVSEVLAPHFPSETTERVIHVGRRSPAARSAQYLAVSEVEDRLAGAFSLRAKRKGIRSLQDRILASITLSATQLCSTTWVEQQDRPMLELIDEVFREISQLSK; this is encoded by the coding sequence ATGCAAACGAAAAAGCAGGAGCTGGTGCGCACGGAGATCTGGAAGGCGGCGGTCAATCTCTTTTATTCCGCCGGGTTCGAGAACGTCACCGTGGAACAGATTGCATCCGAAGCGGGTATTTCTCGGCGGACCTTCTTTCGATATTTCTCCTCGAAGGAAGACCTTATGTCCGCCACGATTCGGAGCTATGGCGCTGCGCTGGAGGAGGCGATCGCCAGGCAGAAAGCCGGTGCCTCCCCTCTGGAGAGTGCGAAGCTCGCCGTGAGCGAGGTGCTGGCTCCTCACTTCCCCTCCGAGACGACGGAGCGCGTGATCCATGTTGGACGGCGAAGCCCAGCGGCTCGAAGCGCACAGTATCTCGCTGTGTCCGAGGTAGAGGACAGGCTTGCGGGGGCCTTCAGCCTGCGGGCGAAGCGCAAGGGAATTCGCTCACTCCAGGACCGTATTCTGGCCAGCATCACCCTCTCTGCGACGCAGCTCTGCTCGACGACGTGGGTGGAGCAACAGGACCGGCCGATGCTCGAGTTGATCGATGAAGTCTTTCGGGAGATATCCCAGCTATCGAAGTAG
- a CDS encoding efflux RND transporter periplasmic adaptor subunit — MHHQRRAIEGQRWREFSLIACCALSLGTGCKKQVNAATETKAQAIEVTAIRAAGRQVPVTLAETGSFVADEASKVAPPVAGRVFKTPVNVGTFVKTGDVLCELDHRDAELKLVQMRAQLAEATAGLRQSESRIGLGSGGFDPAKVPEVAGARANYESSEAQAQLAAADAKRYANLIATGDTSQSVYEKMRTQAETAAAQANASRQQYESALNSAKQGYQAVNSSQASLDAMRAQVSQAEKALADTTIRAPFDGFVSARPVSVGEWVATTNTVATVVRVGVLKLQLQTPERNAAGLKMGMPVTARVAAYGDRDFVGETSAINPAVNPDSRSFILEARFQNTDNSLRPGMFSTARVVLPGTEAAVFLPKSTVLRDRTTDSNQIYVLDGGKAHLRIVTLGEIDNNQVRVLSGLTANEMVATSRQSELYDGAPVDIHGKR, encoded by the coding sequence ATGCACCACCAAAGACGTGCCATAGAAGGGCAGCGCTGGCGGGAGTTCAGCCTCATCGCATGCTGCGCCCTTTCGCTCGGCACAGGATGTAAGAAGCAGGTGAACGCGGCGACCGAGACAAAAGCGCAGGCGATCGAAGTGACGGCCATCCGGGCAGCCGGCAGACAGGTTCCGGTAACGCTCGCAGAGACTGGCAGTTTCGTAGCGGATGAGGCCTCGAAGGTGGCGCCACCGGTAGCCGGCCGTGTCTTCAAGACCCCGGTCAACGTCGGCACCTTCGTCAAGACGGGCGACGTTTTGTGCGAACTCGATCATCGTGATGCTGAGCTGAAGCTTGTGCAGATGCGGGCGCAGCTTGCGGAAGCAACTGCGGGTCTTCGCCAGTCGGAGTCGAGGATCGGTCTTGGGTCCGGAGGCTTCGATCCCGCGAAAGTTCCCGAGGTCGCGGGTGCCCGCGCCAACTATGAATCTTCTGAGGCCCAGGCACAGCTTGCGGCGGCGGATGCGAAGCGATACGCCAACCTCATCGCCACCGGTGACACCTCGCAGAGCGTCTACGAGAAGATGCGGACGCAGGCGGAAACAGCGGCAGCCCAGGCAAATGCCTCACGCCAACAGTACGAGTCCGCGCTCAACTCCGCGAAGCAGGGCTATCAGGCGGTCAACTCCTCGCAGGCCTCTCTCGACGCCATGCGAGCCCAGGTTTCGCAGGCCGAAAAAGCCCTCGCCGACACCACTATTCGCGCGCCATTCGACGGCTTCGTCAGTGCGCGCCCCGTATCCGTTGGCGAATGGGTCGCCACAACGAACACTGTCGCGACCGTGGTGCGGGTCGGCGTGCTCAAGCTTCAACTGCAGACGCCCGAAAGGAATGCCGCAGGGCTCAAGATGGGTATGCCGGTGACCGCGCGTGTCGCTGCCTACGGTGACCGCGACTTCGTCGGAGAGACTTCAGCCATCAATCCGGCAGTGAATCCGGACTCCCGCTCCTTCATCCTTGAAGCGCGTTTCCAGAACACCGATAACTCCCTCCGTCCGGGGATGTTCTCGACGGCACGCGTCGTGCTTCCCGGCACGGAGGCCGCTGTCTTCTTGCCCAAGTCCACCGTCTTACGTGACCGCACCACGGACTCGAACCAGATCTACGTCCTCGACGGAGGGAAAGCTCATCTCCGTATCGTCACGCTTGGCGAAATCGACAACAATCAGGTACGCGTCCTCTCCGGCCTCACTGCCAACGAGATGGTCGCAACCAGCCGTCAGTCCGAACTCTATGATGGCGCGCCCGTCGACATCCACGGAAAGCGATAG
- a CDS encoding efflux RND transporter permease subunit — translation MHGLAQLCVRRPVFATMLIMSLVVVGAFSYFSLGVDLVPKVDIPVVSISVSDPGASPEELETEITKKIEDAVNTISGIDELRSTSSEGISLVVISFDLSKDGDVAAQEVQNKINLIRNDLPQNAKAPVVQKFDPDATPVMQIAVSAPRSLRDLTLIADKLIKQKLENARGVGQIQLVGGARREIHVDANPELLKAFGLTINDVVNAVREQNFELPGGSLNAGAREFTVRTMGKATDVRQFNDIAIGIRNGYVVKVSDIGTAEDSYEEPRTSGRLNGTPAITLVVSKQSGANSVATAEEVKDRLAEVEPTLPKDVRVRIVADQSVFINAAIEAIKHHLIEGSFFACVIIYLFLANWRTTLIAAIAIPTSIISTFALMKAMGFTLNQITMLALTLMVGIVIDDAIIVLENIYRFIEEKGMSPFEAAIEGTKEIGLAVMATTFSLLAVFLPVGFMGGIVGRFMSSFGFTSAFAIAVSLIVSFTLTPMLCSRFVKVRPASERHEASSKESKLFQFINGRYMRLLQWSMAHRKAVLITCGCVILSTIPLFIMVGKDFTPTDDQSQFNVLVRAPEGTSLASTTQEAEAIAQSIRRLPGVQNTLTSAGGGTDGAVNSASIFVTLIDVGKRHDSQEQLMQKTRALLKTFPNLQTSVELVATISNGASNAQVQYFIGGPDLAKLAQYSDDLLARMKKIPGVTDADSTLRSGKPEIRLDIDRAKAADLGVSVNSIEQALNTLIAGETVSTFNAGDDQYDVRVRAGEQYRTREEELKKMTVFSTRQLGSVGLDEVVSTTAATGPSSINRIARERQVTLSCNILPGYSQSAILSALQKQADELHMEPGYHTGLAGTSKELGRAGYYFLVAVSLTFIFMYIVLAAQFESFIHPITILLTLPLAVPFGILSLLLAGQSVNLFSLLGLLLLFGIVKKNAILQIDHTNGLRATGMPRAQAILQANTDRLRPILMTTLALVAGMLPLIISSGTGSASNRSIGVLVVGGQTLCLLLTLVAVPVFYSFFEDLAAHPLWRRPAAAAHKVFARLNPIRSRIGTMRNPRPEGPVA, via the coding sequence ATGCACGGTCTAGCGCAACTCTGTGTCCGCCGCCCGGTCTTCGCCACGATGCTGATCATGTCCCTGGTCGTGGTCGGGGCTTTCTCTTACTTCAGCCTCGGCGTCGATCTCGTGCCTAAGGTTGATATTCCGGTGGTGTCCATCTCCGTCTCGGATCCGGGCGCATCGCCGGAGGAGCTTGAGACCGAAATTACAAAAAAGATCGAAGATGCCGTCAACACTATTAGCGGGATCGATGAGTTACGGTCCACTTCTTCTGAAGGAATCTCGCTGGTCGTCATCAGCTTCGATCTCTCAAAAGATGGCGACGTAGCCGCGCAAGAGGTCCAGAACAAGATCAACCTCATCCGCAACGATCTGCCGCAAAATGCCAAGGCGCCCGTGGTGCAGAAGTTCGATCCTGATGCCACGCCCGTCATGCAGATTGCGGTCTCCGCGCCTCGCTCTCTTCGCGACCTCACGCTCATCGCGGATAAGCTCATCAAGCAGAAGCTGGAGAACGCGCGCGGCGTCGGTCAGATACAACTCGTCGGCGGAGCTCGCCGCGAGATACACGTCGACGCTAACCCGGAGTTACTCAAAGCCTTCGGTCTCACCATCAACGATGTTGTCAACGCTGTACGAGAGCAGAACTTCGAACTCCCAGGCGGATCGCTCAACGCAGGTGCGCGGGAGTTCACCGTGCGCACCATGGGCAAGGCAACCGACGTGCGGCAGTTCAACGATATCGCCATTGGGATACGCAATGGTTATGTCGTCAAAGTAAGTGACATAGGGACCGCCGAAGATAGCTACGAAGAGCCGCGAACCTCCGGTCGACTGAACGGCACACCGGCGATTACGCTTGTCGTGTCGAAGCAATCCGGTGCGAACTCTGTCGCCACCGCCGAAGAAGTAAAGGATCGGCTGGCCGAGGTAGAACCGACCCTTCCCAAAGACGTCCGGGTCCGCATCGTCGCCGATCAGTCTGTCTTCATCAACGCTGCCATCGAAGCGATCAAGCATCACCTCATCGAAGGCAGTTTCTTCGCATGCGTCATCATCTATCTCTTCCTTGCGAACTGGCGCACAACCCTGATCGCAGCCATCGCGATTCCAACATCCATTATCTCGACCTTCGCCCTCATGAAAGCGATGGGATTTACGCTCAACCAGATCACCATGCTTGCGCTAACGTTGATGGTGGGCATCGTGATCGATGACGCGATCATCGTGCTGGAGAACATCTATCGCTTTATCGAAGAGAAAGGTATGTCTCCCTTCGAAGCAGCCATTGAAGGCACAAAGGAGATCGGTCTCGCCGTGATGGCGACCACGTTTTCACTTCTCGCCGTCTTTCTGCCGGTCGGATTCATGGGCGGCATCGTGGGCCGCTTCATGAGCTCGTTCGGCTTCACCTCTGCCTTCGCCATTGCCGTGTCGCTGATTGTGTCCTTTACGCTTACTCCGATGCTGTGTTCGCGCTTCGTCAAGGTGCGTCCGGCGTCAGAGCGGCACGAAGCCAGTTCGAAGGAATCGAAACTCTTTCAGTTCATCAACGGGCGCTACATGCGTCTGCTGCAATGGTCGATGGCGCATCGCAAGGCAGTGCTCATCACCTGCGGCTGCGTTATCCTGAGCACCATCCCGCTCTTCATCATGGTCGGCAAGGACTTCACGCCTACCGACGATCAGTCTCAATTCAATGTTTTGGTCCGTGCACCAGAAGGAACGTCGCTCGCCTCAACAACACAGGAGGCGGAGGCCATCGCTCAATCCATTCGGAGGCTGCCCGGCGTTCAGAACACACTGACGAGCGCGGGCGGTGGCACGGACGGCGCAGTCAACAGCGCCTCCATCTTCGTAACGCTTATCGACGTGGGCAAGCGCCACGACTCGCAGGAGCAACTCATGCAGAAGACCCGCGCCCTGCTCAAGACCTTCCCCAACCTGCAAACCAGCGTGGAACTCGTAGCGACCATCAGCAATGGAGCAAGTAATGCGCAGGTGCAGTACTTTATCGGCGGACCCGACCTCGCCAAGCTGGCGCAGTACTCGGATGACCTTCTCGCTCGCATGAAGAAGATTCCCGGTGTCACCGATGCGGACTCTACCCTGCGCAGCGGCAAGCCCGAGATACGGCTTGATATCGACCGTGCGAAGGCAGCCGACCTTGGCGTATCCGTCAACAGTATCGAGCAGGCGCTCAACACGCTCATCGCGGGTGAAACCGTGTCGACCTTCAACGCAGGCGACGACCAGTACGATGTGCGTGTTCGAGCCGGCGAACAATATCGCACACGCGAAGAGGAGTTGAAGAAGATGACCGTCTTCTCCACCCGACAGCTTGGCTCAGTCGGCCTCGACGAAGTTGTCTCGACGACGGCGGCCACCGGACCCTCTTCCATCAATCGCATCGCACGTGAACGCCAGGTCACCCTGAGCTGCAACATCCTTCCCGGCTACTCTCAGTCAGCCATTCTAAGTGCGCTGCAGAAGCAGGCAGATGAGTTGCACATGGAGCCCGGCTATCACACTGGCCTCGCCGGCACGTCGAAGGAACTTGGCCGCGCCGGGTACTACTTCCTCGTGGCCGTCTCGCTCACCTTCATCTTCATGTACATCGTGCTGGCGGCGCAGTTCGAGTCGTTCATCCATCCCATCACGATCCTCCTCACGCTTCCACTTGCGGTCCCGTTCGGCATCCTCTCGCTCCTGCTCGCGGGCCAGTCCGTGAACTTGTTTTCGCTTCTTGGCTTGTTACTCCTCTTCGGCATCGTCAAGAAGAACGCCATCCTGCAGATCGACCATACCAACGGCCTTCGCGCAACCGGTATGCCTCGCGCTCAAGCCATCCTGCAGGCGAACACGGACCGCCTGCGCCCGATCCTCATGACGACCCTCGCGCTCGTCGCGGGGATGCTGCCTCTCATCATCTCAAGCGGCACCGGTTCAGCATCAAACCGTTCCATCGGCGTACTTGTCGTTGGCGGCCAAACGTTGTGCCTGTTGCTTACTCTGGTCGCAGTCCCGGTCTTCTACTCCTTCTTTGAAGACCTCGCGGCTCACCCATTATGGAGACGACCCGCAGCAGCCGCGCATAAGGTTTTCGCAAGGCTCAACCCCATTCGCTCACGGATCGGAACAATGCGGAACCCTCGTCCAGAAGGGCCGGTCGCATGA
- a CDS encoding TolC family protein, with the protein MKILLALTFFLGLNVEAQSTLGRGNDPVPPPLPPSAPLQLAPRLGITGDVDITLTDIIRAALANNRDIEVSRIANIKSVLGVKSAKGYFDPVVGGTGYKLRNVSPQSSSLGGGTNGRLTQKELFADPQINGSSPWLGSTYKLDLSSSRQESDSTFNTLNPTYVTSANLNLVQPLWGGLLFDANRERVAVAKKSRTQTQEQFRDQVITVTTQAIRAYWELEYAQRSVEVQTEAVRLAEQQDASNRRQVAQGIEAPVDVIQTQTQISTYQQNVFNAQEQLTRAENTLKALVLPNRDDPLWSTALHTKIDLGEADATPPLDEAMHQALTHRPDVSAGRIGIQLSELDARLAKEQVKPQINLTAQLSSQGLAGQTVAQTTDIFSALFGPIIDRVNTLSAAAGLPPVSSSTGGTSTIPPIFVGGYGQSLSNLRAGSFPIVKVGLQVSIPIRNRTAIAQSGIAEQNKRQSITQQQRLEMNVESDVRNTLQQLVNSRLVLTASQRARALAEQQLASEQRQLQAGTSSVYLVLQRQNELVSAKLREIRATADCGEAEADFDRATANTLTKQNIDIAAVDKGKIS; encoded by the coding sequence ATGAAGATCCTGCTCGCCCTAACCTTTTTCCTTGGCTTGAACGTAGAAGCCCAGTCGACCCTCGGTAGAGGGAATGATCCTGTCCCACCGCCGCTCCCGCCATCCGCGCCACTGCAGCTTGCGCCACGTCTTGGCATTACAGGCGATGTCGATATCACGCTCACAGATATCATCCGCGCGGCCCTCGCGAACAACCGCGACATCGAGGTCTCGCGCATCGCCAACATCAAAAGCGTGCTTGGCGTGAAGTCCGCGAAGGGATACTTCGATCCGGTCGTCGGAGGCACAGGCTACAAACTCAGAAATGTATCTCCGCAGTCTTCATCGCTGGGCGGAGGAACGAACGGACGTCTGACCCAGAAGGAGCTCTTCGCCGACCCGCAGATCAACGGGAGCTCTCCATGGCTCGGCTCGACGTACAAGCTGGACCTCTCGTCCTCCCGCCAGGAGAGCGATAGCACTTTCAATACGTTGAATCCCACCTATGTCACGTCGGCGAACCTGAACCTCGTGCAGCCCCTCTGGGGCGGGCTCCTCTTCGACGCCAATCGAGAACGCGTGGCTGTCGCGAAGAAGAGCCGGACGCAGACCCAGGAGCAATTTCGCGATCAGGTCATCACCGTGACCACGCAAGCCATTCGCGCTTATTGGGAGTTAGAGTACGCGCAGCGCAGCGTTGAAGTACAGACCGAAGCGGTGCGCCTCGCCGAGCAGCAGGACGCAAGCAACCGTCGCCAGGTCGCGCAAGGCATTGAGGCTCCCGTCGACGTCATCCAGACCCAGACGCAGATATCTACTTACCAGCAAAACGTCTTCAATGCGCAGGAGCAACTTACCCGCGCGGAGAATACGTTGAAGGCCCTAGTCCTCCCAAACCGCGATGACCCACTATGGAGTACCGCGCTTCACACAAAGATCGACCTCGGAGAAGCGGACGCAACTCCTCCGCTCGACGAGGCGATGCATCAAGCTCTTACCCATCGCCCCGATGTCTCTGCCGGACGCATCGGCATTCAGCTCAGTGAGCTCGATGCGCGTCTCGCCAAGGAACAGGTAAAGCCTCAGATCAACCTAACCGCGCAGCTTAGCTCGCAGGGGCTCGCAGGACAAACCGTAGCGCAGACCACGGACATCTTCTCCGCACTCTTTGGTCCCATCATCGACAGGGTAAACACCCTTTCCGCCGCCGCCGGTCTTCCGCCGGTCTCTTCGTCCACGGGGGGGACGAGCACGATCCCACCCATCTTCGTCGGCGGCTACGGACAATCTCTTTCGAACCTGCGAGCGGGATCCTTTCCTATCGTGAAAGTAGGTCTGCAGGTCTCAATTCCCATTCGCAATCGCACCGCGATCGCCCAGTCAGGAATTGCCGAGCAGAACAAGCGTCAGTCCATCACGCAGCAGCAGCGACTCGAGATGAACGTCGAAAGCGATGTCCGCAACACCCTGCAACAACTCGTCAATTCAAGGCTCGTTCTGACTGCCTCACAACGCGCACGTGCCTTGGCCGAGCAGCAACTCGCAAGCGAACAGAGGCAGTTACAGGCTGGAACCTCTTCGGTGTATCTTGTCCTGCAGCGGCAGAACGAACTGGTGAGCGCGAAGCTGCGCGAGATTCGCGCAACGGCGGATTGCGGAGAGGCCGAGGCAGACTTCGATCGAGCCACGGCAAACACGCTGACGAAACAAAACATCGACATCGCCGCCGTTGATAAGGGCAAGATTAGCTGA
- a CDS encoding phosphoserine transaminase codes for MRVSARNRCGEPARSLRNHWLIGLIADQLPESLEGNQVPELPNKPATLPVNPHFSSGPCAKRPGWAPASLNDALVGRSHRSKPGKQKLQEVIELTREILGIPAEYRIGIVPGSDTGAVEMALWSLLGARGVDVLAWESFGKEWVTDVTKQLRLTDLNVYEAGYGELPDLSKVDPSRDIVFTWNGTTSGVRVSNGDWISDSREGLTICDATSAAFAMDLPWQKLDVTTWSWQKVLGGEGAHGMLVLSPRAVERLESYNSGRPLPKIFRLVKSGKLIEGIFQGETINTPSMLAVEDALDGLRWAKSIGGLPELIRRSEANLKAIVDWQAKSSWVDFLAEVPATRSCTSICLKIVDAAFVTWDAKQQAQFLKDFTSLVEKENAGFDIASYRDAPLGLRVWGGATVETSDIESLLAWLDYAFATTKAKLT; via the coding sequence ATGCGCGTTTCTGCGCGTAACCGGTGCGGCGAGCCCGCGCGCTCGCTTCGCAATCACTGGCTCATCGGCCTGATCGCCGATCAACTCCCTGAATCCCTGGAAGGAAATCAAGTGCCCGAACTCCCGAACAAACCAGCGACGTTGCCTGTCAATCCGCATTTCTCCTCCGGCCCGTGCGCGAAGCGGCCCGGCTGGGCGCCTGCTTCGCTGAACGACGCGCTCGTTGGCCGGTCGCATCGTTCGAAACCCGGCAAGCAGAAGCTGCAAGAGGTGATCGAACTGACGCGGGAGATCCTGGGCATTCCTGCCGAGTACCGCATCGGGATCGTTCCGGGGTCGGATACAGGAGCGGTGGAGATGGCGCTCTGGTCGCTGCTGGGGGCGCGCGGCGTGGACGTGCTGGCATGGGAGAGCTTTGGTAAGGAGTGGGTGACAGACGTCACGAAGCAACTCCGGCTCACGGATCTCAACGTCTACGAGGCTGGCTATGGCGAGCTTCCCGACCTCTCAAAGGTCGATCCGAGCCGGGACATCGTGTTCACGTGGAACGGGACTACCTCCGGGGTTCGCGTTTCGAATGGGGATTGGATTTCGGACTCGAGGGAGGGGCTCACGATCTGCGATGCGACTTCGGCTGCGTTCGCGATGGATCTCCCGTGGCAGAAGCTGGATGTTACGACGTGGTCGTGGCAGAAGGTGCTGGGAGGAGAAGGCGCGCACGGCATGCTTGTGCTCAGCCCGCGCGCAGTGGAGCGGCTTGAGAGCTATAACTCGGGACGTCCGCTGCCGAAGATCTTTCGGCTGGTGAAGAGCGGCAAGCTGATCGAAGGAATCTTCCAGGGCGAGACGATCAATACGCCGTCGATGCTTGCGGTCGAGGATGCGCTGGACGGTCTGCGTTGGGCGAAATCGATTGGGGGCTTGCCGGAGCTGATTCGGCGGTCGGAGGCGAATTTGAAGGCGATCGTCGACTGGCAAGCGAAGAGCTCATGGGTTGACTTTCTCGCGGAAGTGCCGGCTACACGGTCCTGCACTTCGATCTGCCTGAAGATCGTGGATGCAGCATTTGTTACGTGGGATGCGAAGCAACAGGCGCAGTTTTTGAAGGACTTCACTAGCCTGGTTGAGAAGGAGAACGCCGGGTTCGATATTGCTTCGTACCGGGATGCTCCGCTGGGCCTGCGGGTGTGGGGTGGCGCTACGGTCGAGACGAGTGATATCGAGAGTTTGCTGGCCTGGCTTGACTACGCGTTTGCGACTACCAAGGCAAAGCTTACTTAA
- a CDS encoding SDR family NAD(P)-dependent oxidoreductase has translation MSKLANKVALVTGGSRGIGAAIAKRLASDGASVAITYAKDATSASAVVKAIEGAGGKAIAIQADAADAKAVAAAVAQAVASLGRLDVLVNNAGTAIPKPFEETTLEEMDRMVDINLRGIFVATKEALKHMNDGGRIIMIGSCVGERVLTPGLVAYSATKGAVKMFTQGLSREVGARGITVNNVQPGPIDTDLNPAAGDWATPQKAVTALNRYGTVEEVAALVSFVASPEASYITGANLTVDGGTNA, from the coding sequence ATGTCTAAGTTAGCTAACAAAGTTGCTCTTGTTACAGGTGGCTCAAGAGGTATTGGCGCGGCGATTGCAAAGCGCCTGGCATCCGACGGAGCGAGTGTCGCTATCACGTATGCAAAGGACGCCACCTCGGCCTCGGCCGTGGTCAAGGCGATTGAAGGGGCAGGCGGAAAGGCCATTGCGATCCAGGCAGACGCCGCCGACGCGAAGGCCGTTGCCGCCGCGGTTGCGCAGGCCGTTGCTTCGCTTGGGCGGCTTGATGTGCTGGTGAACAACGCCGGGACCGCGATCCCAAAACCGTTCGAGGAGACCACGTTAGAAGAGATGGACCGTATGGTCGACATCAACCTCCGTGGCATCTTCGTCGCGACGAAGGAGGCGTTGAAGCATATGAATGATGGCGGCCGCATCATCATGATCGGCTCGTGCGTGGGAGAACGCGTGCTCACGCCGGGACTTGTGGCGTATTCGGCGACGAAGGGTGCGGTCAAGATGTTTACGCAGGGACTGTCCCGAGAGGTTGGTGCGCGCGGCATCACGGTCAACAACGTGCAGCCGGGGCCGATCGACACAGATCTGAACCCGGCGGCGGGCGACTGGGCGACTCCGCAAAAAGCCGTCACGGCGCTCAATCGGTATGGGACCGTGGAAGAAGTCGCGGCGCTTGTGTCGTTTGTGGCGAGCCCGGAAGCCTCCTACATCACGGGGGCAAACCTGACCGTTGACGGCGGCACCAACGCCTAA
- a CDS encoding LysR family transcriptional regulator has protein sequence MELRHLRYFVAVAESGSLTVAASEKLHTTQPSLSRQIKDLESEVGAQLLTRSVRGIELTPAGRVFLDHARVVLSQVEIAVESARRLAEPTKPYFVLGFLTGHESTWLPEALQLLRDELPNIHIVVSSQVSPQLAVGLSKGTIDAAFLRREEGTSDLAFRLLVKEQLEVFMPVGHRLASRDGVDPRELRGEIFLSISAKALNGVGGPPALRIVIDAYLKKCGISLKPSHEVDNLAGIMSLITSTGGVALLPTYAKNLLPVAVISRPLKGVIPTVDLCIGYKKDNPSPVLQIFLSRLEELIDRVSRKTHQVSPGARVKHHHG, from the coding sequence ATGGAATTAAGACACCTTCGCTACTTCGTAGCGGTTGCGGAGTCAGGCAGCCTCACCGTCGCAGCCAGCGAGAAGCTGCACACAACCCAACCTTCTCTCAGCAGGCAGATAAAAGATCTGGAGTCGGAGGTAGGCGCACAACTCCTGACACGCAGCGTTCGAGGCATTGAACTTACCCCCGCCGGACGAGTCTTTCTCGACCACGCCCGCGTGGTGCTCTCGCAGGTCGAGATCGCCGTCGAGTCGGCCCGTCGTCTCGCCGAACCCACGAAACCGTACTTCGTCCTGGGCTTCCTCACGGGGCATGAATCGACTTGGCTGCCCGAGGCTCTTCAGCTTCTCCGAGATGAGTTGCCGAATATTCACATCGTGGTCTCGAGCCAGGTATCTCCACAACTCGCCGTGGGTCTCTCGAAAGGCACGATCGACGCTGCTTTCCTGCGCCGCGAGGAAGGAACCTCAGACCTCGCGTTCCGCCTACTGGTCAAGGAGCAACTGGAAGTCTTTATGCCGGTAGGGCATCGCCTCGCCTCTCGGGATGGCGTCGACCCACGAGAGCTCCGAGGCGAAATCTTTCTCAGCATATCGGCCAAGGCACTCAACGGAGTTGGTGGTCCGCCAGCACTACGTATCGTGATCGACGCCTATCTGAAGAAGTGTGGTATCTCTCTCAAACCAAGTCACGAAGTAGATAATCTGGCCGGTATTATGTCACTTATTACATCAACGGGCGGCGTCGCGCTTCTCCCGACGTATGCAAAGAACCTGCTTCCCGTGGCCGTCATAAGCCGGCCCCTCAAAGGAGTCATCCCAACCGTCGATCTTTGCATCGGCTACAAGAAGGACAATCCGTCCCCCGTGCTACAGATCTTCCTCTCCCGATTGGAGGAATTGATCGATCGTGTCTCCCGCAAGACGCATCAAGTCTCGCCCGGTGCTCGAGTGAAGCATCACCATGGTTGA
- a CDS encoding PadR family transcriptional regulator, which yields MTAAARLGEDAYGAAIRREIELATERRCSIGALYTTLDRLEKKGLVKTWMGEATAERGGRAKRMVQVTAEGIRAATAFYEAVRRASRDVSWEIK from the coding sequence ATGACCGCTGCCGCTCGCCTTGGAGAAGACGCCTACGGAGCCGCGATTCGCCGCGAGATCGAACTGGCGACAGAGCGCCGCTGCTCCATCGGAGCGCTCTACACAACACTCGATCGCCTCGAAAAGAAAGGGCTCGTCAAAACCTGGATGGGCGAGGCGACCGCCGAGCGGGGCGGCCGCGCGAAGAGGATGGTGCAGGTCACGGCAGAGGGCATCCGCGCGGCAACCGCCTTCTATGAGGCCGTACGGCGCGCCAGCCGGGATGTCTCTTGGGAGATCAAATGA
- a CDS encoding TlpA family protein disulfide reductase, whose amino-acid sequence MKRGLSVGAVFLLAVMSLAQDHPAPADVKTTPDRITPIPERKPAADFSLPDAQGNTITLSGLKGKVVLLDFWATWCGGCKLEIPWYMEFDKKYRDMGLSVIGVSMDDEGMKVVKPFLAQRHIDYPVVIGDEAMGKRFGLGQMPLTLLIDKQGRVAIAHSGVVDKDDFESHIRELLQ is encoded by the coding sequence ATGAAACGTGGCCTCTCTGTAGGAGCTGTCTTTCTCTTAGCCGTGATGTCCCTGGCGCAGGATCATCCGGCACCCGCCGATGTGAAGACCACGCCCGACCGCATCACGCCAATTCCCGAACGCAAGCCCGCTGCCGACTTCTCGCTTCCCGACGCCCAAGGCAACACCATCACGCTCTCCGGGCTCAAGGGCAAGGTCGTGCTCCTCGACTTCTGGGCCACCTGGTGCGGAGGATGCAAGCTCGAGATCCCCTGGTACATGGAGTTCGACAAGAAATATCGCGATATGGGCCTCTCCGTCATCGGCGTCTCGATGGATGACGAAGGCATGAAGGTCGTCAAGCCCTTCCTCGCCCAGAGACACATCGATTATCCCGTCGTCATCGGCGACGAGGCCATGGGCAAGCGTTTCGGCCTCGGGCAGATGCCTCTCACCCTCCTCATCGACAAGCAGGGAAGAGTCGCCATCGCGCATTCCGGCGTCGTCGATAAAGATGACTTCGAATCCCACATCCGCGAGTTATTGCAGTAA